The Shewanella japonica genome has a window encoding:
- a CDS encoding glycosyltransferase family 4 protein, giving the protein MKSKVLHCVDDPNMGGVNFALQSLCGSTLQHDFEFDIKYVDFSKPVSLNSTADIICLHGASNWRNLFNIFIFTLRHPKAKFVLQEHHYGASFVRSQIQSPKRFYWMLKLNYWLVDRVIAIAPSQQLWMLNHDLVPKNKINLLGQGRDLSGFIPKLNDLNNAAIDAERSNVNKTSADIKVPVIAAYGRFHYQKGFDLLIKAMSLINQPCLLKIAGEGPLGDELEQLAGGVANVEFVGKVERVPEFLNQVDAVVIPSRWEPFGLIFIESLAMNKTIISSQVDGLGDQVSQHAACDVNQGENLPVIHPISEPVSADSIADAINQFLSQTASIHPPVPNIGYINHWKQQQWFELQQAWKNLFKQLLEDKRH; this is encoded by the coding sequence GTGAAATCAAAAGTATTGCATTGTGTTGACGATCCAAACATGGGCGGCGTTAATTTTGCGCTTCAAAGCTTATGTGGCTCAACATTGCAACACGACTTTGAATTCGACATCAAATATGTGGATTTTTCAAAGCCGGTTTCTTTGAATTCAACGGCGGATATCATTTGTTTACACGGTGCTTCAAATTGGCGAAATCTGTTCAATATTTTCATATTTACATTACGGCACCCCAAGGCAAAATTCGTCTTGCAAGAGCATCACTACGGCGCAAGCTTTGTGCGCTCGCAAATTCAGTCTCCTAAACGTTTTTACTGGATGCTTAAACTCAATTATTGGCTAGTGGACAGGGTAATTGCCATTGCGCCTTCACAGCAGTTGTGGATGCTTAACCATGATTTAGTGCCAAAAAATAAGATCAATTTATTAGGCCAAGGACGTGATTTAAGTGGGTTTATTCCTAAACTTAACGACCTAAATAACGCCGCAATCGACGCTGAACGAAGCAATGTTAATAAAACATCCGCTGACATAAAAGTGCCTGTTATAGCCGCTTATGGGCGTTTTCATTATCAAAAGGGCTTTGATTTATTGATAAAGGCGATGTCGCTGATTAATCAACCTTGTTTACTCAAAATAGCGGGTGAAGGCCCCTTGGGCGATGAGCTAGAGCAATTAGCTGGTGGCGTTGCGAATGTTGAGTTTGTGGGGAAAGTTGAACGTGTCCCTGAGTTTTTAAATCAAGTTGATGCTGTGGTTATCCCATCTCGCTGGGAGCCCTTTGGGCTAATATTTATTGAGTCATTGGCAATGAATAAAACAATTATCTCAAGCCAAGTTGATGGCTTAGGCGATCAAGTTAGTCAGCATGCTGCATGCGATGTTAATCAAGGGGAAAACCTTCCTGTTATTCATCCTATTTCTGAGCCTGTTAGTGCTGACTCTATTGCCGATGCAATTAATCAATTTCTGTCTCAAACGGCTTCAATACATCCACCTGTCCCCAATATTGGCTATATCAATCATTGGAAACAGCAACAATGGTTTGAGCTACAGCAAGCATGGAAAAACTTGTTTAAGCAGTTGCTGGAAGATAAGCGTCATTAA
- a CDS encoding PepSY-associated TM helix domain-containing protein, whose product MNTIREAYSKNKGPGVRKANTWLHTLTGFFLGWIFYLIFFTGTFSFYREEMMLWAWPESHLSTAAEVQDFSSIGSYLDTYAQDSPQWSIMMPSDRSPITKVRYYDEGERPSKHGGHNVTIDSATGEQIDSRDSRLMSKMVQAHYMLFGMGKHLGLTVVGIITMVMFVALISGVIIHRKIFKDFFTFRPKRGQMSWQDMHNVTGVVALPYHFVFIFSGLLLTVFLLNPWGIQGAMEGDEKAFRELNGGKMGLTIPDMPLNPVTRLPVTEGTSAVLNSIHSQWNERQDGKIAMIMFSNPGTPKQQIVIRGERNNDLASGAKAPSWSFNAEGELVKATQPAPPPSSIIAFKNILEQAHQQLYAGPIARAIYFLGGLLGCIMIATGSIMWVQKREKRKRNAAPTKSVLRAKFLNVATIVGLPASMLIAFWANRIIPAGLDMRMNLELFTWYGAWVAMFIHAYYVGSDKAWRQQTQLIVLLSISLAIYNIFIQYPLLGIGSGFTWLQVPLMIKLIDISFIAIAAVALYCLKFMPKKEREVQLEETVNA is encoded by the coding sequence ATGAATACAATAAGAGAAGCTTACTCAAAAAATAAAGGTCCTGGAGTTCGTAAAGCCAACACTTGGTTACATACTTTAACTGGTTTTTTCCTAGGGTGGATTTTCTACCTCATTTTCTTTACTGGTACATTTAGTTTTTATCGTGAAGAAATGATGTTGTGGGCTTGGCCCGAGTCTCATCTATCTACTGCTGCTGAAGTACAAGATTTTAGTTCTATTGGTAGCTACTTAGATACTTACGCTCAGGACTCTCCTCAGTGGAGTATCATGATGCCAAGTGATCGTTCACCAATCACAAAGGTGCGATATTACGATGAAGGAGAACGACCATCAAAACATGGGGGTCACAATGTCACTATAGATTCTGCTACAGGTGAACAAATTGACAGCCGTGATTCCCGTTTAATGAGTAAGATGGTTCAGGCTCATTACATGTTGTTTGGAATGGGAAAACATCTCGGTTTAACCGTAGTGGGTATTATTACTATGGTGATGTTTGTCGCGCTTATAAGCGGCGTAATCATTCATCGAAAAATATTCAAAGATTTTTTCACCTTTAGGCCGAAACGGGGACAAATGTCTTGGCAGGATATGCATAATGTCACTGGAGTTGTGGCATTACCCTATCATTTCGTATTTATTTTCAGTGGTTTACTTCTCACCGTATTCTTATTAAATCCCTGGGGAATTCAGGGCGCAATGGAAGGAGATGAAAAAGCGTTTCGTGAATTAAACGGTGGGAAAATGGGCTTAACAATACCAGATATGCCCCTTAACCCTGTCACTAGATTACCTGTGACTGAAGGAACATCAGCAGTACTGAACTCGATACATTCTCAGTGGAATGAGCGCCAGGATGGCAAAATCGCCATGATTATGTTTTCGAACCCTGGTACACCCAAACAACAAATTGTTATTCGTGGAGAGCGAAATAATGATCTTGCTAGCGGTGCTAAAGCCCCGAGTTGGTCTTTTAATGCTGAAGGTGAACTCGTTAAGGCAACCCAACCAGCTCCCCCTCCAAGCTCAATCATTGCTTTTAAAAATATACTCGAGCAAGCACACCAGCAGCTATACGCAGGTCCTATAGCGCGGGCTATTTACTTCTTAGGAGGGTTACTCGGCTGTATCATGATTGCTACAGGTTCAATTATGTGGGTACAAAAGCGTGAAAAGCGTAAACGCAATGCGGCGCCAACAAAGAGTGTACTTAGAGCTAAGTTCTTAAATGTAGCGACCATTGTCGGTTTACCAGCTTCCATGTTAATTGCTTTCTGGGCAAACCGTATTATACCAGCTGGCTTAGACATGCGAATGAATCTAGAGTTATTTACTTGGTACGGGGCTTGGGTTGCAATGTTCATACATGCGTATTACGTTGGTTCAGATAAAGCTTGGCGCCAACAAACGCAACTCATTGTATTACTTTCTATTAGCTTAGCTATATACAACATTTTCATTCAGTACCCGTTGTTAGGAATTGGTTCTGGTTTTACCTGGCTACAAGTACCTCTAATGATTAAGCTGATTGATATTTCATTTATTGCCATCGCTGCAGTGGCATTATATTGCCTTAAGTTTATGCCCAAGAAAGAGAGAGAAGTACAGTTAGAGGAGACGGTAAATGCTTAG
- a CDS encoding helix-turn-helix domain-containing protein, with product MIHWLRSPSSPSIAKYVQCYWLIEKRPDVNSHNYPKLNPDPATHLIISPANQAYRYDTSSGSEAGKGSHWLYPHQNTFELDHSQPFIHLGVKFHIGALYSLPEFFGKTLPLDTVEQVQGTTLLTERQLNEDALMTMARTDAALCCQQLDALLMPWFEQCTEDQHSKITRKALHHLDDSIISSLGEQLHCSQRTLERSFQRVTGLTLKQCQSMNKLEAMLEYLYQRSSAELDWAEIALNFGFSDQPHLIRYLKKQLGFTPKTYGKERGLTIDIYGGVSSISS from the coding sequence ATGATCCATTGGTTGCGCTCGCCTAGTTCCCCTAGCATTGCTAAATATGTGCAATGCTATTGGTTAATTGAAAAACGCCCAGATGTGAATAGCCATAACTATCCAAAGCTTAACCCTGATCCTGCTACACATTTAATTATCTCGCCGGCAAATCAAGCCTACCGCTACGATACCAGTTCTGGTAGCGAAGCAGGCAAAGGTAGCCATTGGTTATACCCTCATCAAAATACATTCGAACTCGATCATTCACAGCCATTTATCCACCTTGGGGTTAAATTTCATATAGGTGCGCTTTATAGCTTGCCTGAATTTTTCGGTAAGACACTGCCACTTGATACAGTAGAGCAAGTCCAAGGGACGACATTGCTCACTGAACGTCAGCTCAATGAAGATGCACTGATGACTATGGCGAGAACGGATGCTGCCTTATGTTGTCAGCAATTAGATGCGTTATTAATGCCCTGGTTTGAGCAATGCACTGAAGATCAACATAGTAAGATTACCCGTAAAGCATTACATCACCTTGATGACAGCATTATATCTTCACTCGGAGAACAACTTCATTGCTCACAGCGTACATTGGAAAGAAGTTTTCAGCGTGTGACAGGACTAACGCTTAAACAATGCCAATCGATGAATAAACTTGAAGCTATGTTGGAGTATCTTTATCAACGCTCATCTGCCGAGCTTGATTGGGCTGAAATCGCGCTTAACTTCGGCTTTAGCGACCAACCTCATTTGATTCGGTATTTAAAAAAACAATTAGGTTTTACCCCTAAAACTTATGGAAAAGAGCGTGGGCTTACCATTGATATTTATGGTGGCGTGAGTTCTATCTCAAGCTGA
- a CDS encoding N-acetyltransferase yields MTLNLAIALRAETQMIRVMREQDLDSAVAIWLTASIKAHSFVAEEFWQSQQQNMRDVYLPHSESWVYEDNGHILGFISYYEGSIPAIFVDPQSQSNGIGTQLLDTVKNQYEQLTLTVYAENEKTHQFYLRHGFSDVGKCICEHTGQKQLEMRWIRA; encoded by the coding sequence ATGACACTAAACTTAGCAATAGCATTAAGGGCTGAAACACAAATGATAAGAGTAATGCGAGAACAGGATCTAGATAGTGCCGTCGCTATCTGGCTGACAGCATCAATCAAAGCACATAGCTTTGTAGCGGAAGAATTTTGGCAATCGCAACAGCAAAATATGCGTGATGTATATCTTCCTCATAGCGAGTCTTGGGTTTATGAAGACAATGGCCACATCCTCGGTTTTATTTCATATTACGAGGGCAGTATTCCAGCCATTTTTGTGGATCCTCAATCACAATCTAACGGGATCGGAACCCAGCTGTTAGATACGGTAAAAAACCAATATGAACAGTTAACATTAACCGTTTACGCTGAAAACGAAAAAACACACCAATTCTATCTTCGCCATGGCTTTAGTGATGTGGGCAAGTGTATTTGCGAACACACAGGGCAAAAGCAGCTTGAGATGCGCTGGATACGCGCCTAG
- a CDS encoding YdcH family protein: MFPEYRDLISKLKTTNAHFSKIFDEHNQLDEQIKQYEQHYSSDTTPELKILKSKKLHLKEEIFSMLKKH, encoded by the coding sequence ATGTTTCCAGAGTACCGTGATTTAATCAGTAAATTAAAAACCACCAATGCCCATTTCTCAAAGATTTTCGATGAGCATAATCAGCTAGATGAACAAATTAAACAGTACGAACAGCACTACAGTAGCGATACCACTCCCGAGCTTAAAATTCTCAAATCCAAGAAATTGCATTTAAAAGAAGAAATTTTCTCAATGCTGAAAAAGCATTAA
- a CDS encoding NfeD family protein, giving the protein MEFSNPTSIWLIVGLILMFAEIIVPGGIVILLGTACVIVAAALFTGVVDGATQSFTLWFITSIVLLLSFRHVTQRMIGGDAHVDNTDEEMDLYNQIVTVKADIGPGEREGRVTYSGTEWPALGDGSEIKSGSKVRIICRENIALIVEPYIETEVSP; this is encoded by the coding sequence ATGGAGTTTTCAAATCCAACCAGCATTTGGTTAATTGTTGGTCTCATCTTAATGTTCGCGGAAATTATTGTTCCCGGGGGCATCGTTATCTTACTCGGCACAGCCTGTGTCATCGTTGCGGCTGCACTATTTACAGGTGTTGTTGATGGCGCTACACAAAGTTTTACCCTGTGGTTTATCACTTCAATTGTATTACTTCTGAGTTTTCGTCATGTCACTCAACGAATGATTGGAGGGGATGCTCACGTGGATAATACCGACGAAGAAATGGATTTATATAATCAAATTGTCACGGTAAAGGCTGATATTGGTCCTGGTGAACGAGAAGGTCGGGTGACTTATTCAGGCACTGAATGGCCAGCATTAGGCGACGGTAGTGAGATTAAGTCAGGTAGCAAAGTGCGTATTATTTGCCGTGAAAACATCGCGTTAATTGTTGAGCCATATATCGAAACTGAAGTGTCGCCTTAA
- a CDS encoding SPFH domain-containing protein, with translation MLNGVDTDFIVMIIWGAIFLIFVLKLFQSIRLVPTKSAYIVERLGKYHNTLDAGFHALVPFIDKVAYIHDLKEETIDVPPQECFSSDEVNVEVDGVIYISVVDPVKASYGITDYRYAAIQLAQTTTRSVIGTLDLDRTFEERDIISAKVVEVLDEAGAIWGIRVHRYEIKNITPPETVKNAMEMQVNAERERRALLAKSEGDKQSKINRSEGFMAETINLSEGEMQRRINEAEGKAEEILTLAKATAESIERLAVVISKPGGHSALRLQLGEQYFKQLEGLSDADNRVVLPANLINFEQWMTTMGLEDEFKAKK, from the coding sequence ATGTTAAACGGAGTTGATACAGATTTCATCGTGATGATCATTTGGGGCGCAATCTTTTTAATATTTGTATTGAAGTTATTTCAGTCAATTCGATTAGTGCCTACTAAGTCTGCTTACATTGTTGAGCGCTTAGGAAAATATCACAATACACTAGATGCAGGTTTTCATGCCTTAGTGCCTTTTATTGATAAAGTGGCTTATATCCACGATTTGAAAGAAGAAACCATTGATGTTCCTCCACAAGAATGTTTCTCAAGTGATGAGGTTAATGTTGAAGTGGACGGGGTAATCTATATCTCAGTGGTGGACCCCGTTAAAGCGAGTTACGGGATTACTGATTATCGTTATGCAGCAATTCAATTGGCACAAACAACCACACGCTCCGTTATTGGTACGCTGGATTTAGACCGTACTTTCGAAGAGCGCGATATTATATCGGCCAAAGTGGTTGAAGTGCTTGATGAAGCTGGAGCGATTTGGGGTATTCGAGTTCATCGTTATGAAATTAAAAACATCACCCCGCCAGAAACAGTTAAAAATGCCATGGAAATGCAAGTGAATGCTGAGCGTGAGCGTCGTGCTTTATTGGCAAAAAGTGAAGGTGATAAACAAAGTAAGATTAATCGCTCTGAAGGTTTTATGGCTGAAACCATTAACTTGTCAGAGGGTGAGATGCAACGCCGTATTAACGAAGCTGAAGGTAAGGCTGAAGAGATTTTAACCCTTGCTAAAGCGACCGCTGAATCGATTGAGCGTCTGGCTGTCGTTATTTCAAAACCTGGCGGACACAGCGCACTGCGTTTGCAATTAGGTGAGCAATACTTCAAGCAACTTGAAGGCTTAAGTGATGCCGATAACCGAGTGGTATTACCGGCTAACTTGATTAATTTCGAGCAATGGATGACGACCATGGGTCTTGAAGACGAATTTAAGGCTAAAAAATAG
- a CDS encoding DUF3325 family protein, whose protein sequence is MLSYFVISTCLGYIAFALLAQAMNVPRRKNWHYSQNVQHRTLKRVLAFVFLALSVFPLVQVFGVSEGITLFFININLLAFAIVIMVTYYPAMLNRQCLVAGVVCLVTGSFTSGLTV, encoded by the coding sequence ATGCTTAGTTACTTTGTAATATCAACCTGTTTAGGGTACATCGCATTTGCATTACTAGCACAAGCTATGAATGTGCCTCGCCGTAAGAATTGGCATTACTCACAAAACGTACAACATCGTACATTAAAAAGAGTATTAGCCTTTGTCTTCTTAGCATTATCAGTATTCCCATTAGTGCAAGTATTTGGTGTTTCTGAAGGCATCACATTATTCTTCATTAACATTAACTTACTCGCCTTTGCTATCGTAATAATGGTGACCTATTACCCAGCAATGCTTAATCGTCAATGCCTAGTGGCAGGTGTTGTATGCCTAGTGACAGGGAGCTTTACTAGCGGGTTAACAGTATAA
- a CDS encoding GNAT family N-acetyltransferase gives MIDIKPIDKLESISQLKAQYFALSSAPLDGMWHFGFVPMASHFGFYEQDNLVGFCCINDENYLLQFYLAPEAETDAKALFRFIAQQQSQVIKQVKGAYVSTAEPHYLSLCMDNSTQFALNTLMYQQLVPVNNNVTTLTLALAKPEQLQQFVEFAATNIGAPEQWVSGYYGNLISRKELFGYWQNGELLATGECRLFDEYQTEYADLGMIVAQSHRGKGLATQVLSSLINLANDRGLTPICSTEIGNIGAQKTIERAGLMPQNRIVQIAFEAK, from the coding sequence ATGATAGACATTAAACCAATCGATAAGCTGGAAAGTATCAGCCAACTTAAAGCACAGTATTTTGCGCTATCAAGTGCTCCGCTAGATGGTATGTGGCATTTTGGCTTTGTGCCTATGGCGAGTCACTTTGGGTTTTATGAGCAAGATAACTTAGTCGGCTTTTGCTGTATTAATGATGAAAATTATTTACTGCAGTTTTACCTTGCCCCTGAAGCGGAAACTGATGCCAAAGCCCTATTTCGTTTTATTGCGCAGCAACAAAGCCAAGTCATCAAACAAGTAAAAGGCGCTTATGTGAGTACAGCGGAGCCACACTATTTGTCTCTTTGTATGGATAACTCAACACAATTTGCATTGAACACCTTGATGTATCAGCAGCTTGTTCCAGTTAACAATAATGTGACTACGCTTACTTTAGCTTTAGCAAAACCAGAGCAATTGCAGCAATTTGTTGAGTTTGCCGCCACCAATATCGGCGCACCAGAGCAGTGGGTATCGGGTTATTATGGCAATCTAATTAGCCGTAAAGAGTTATTTGGTTATTGGCAAAATGGTGAATTGTTGGCAACAGGCGAATGTCGTTTATTCGATGAATATCAGACCGAGTATGCAGACTTAGGCATGATAGTAGCGCAATCTCATCGTGGTAAAGGCTTGGCGACTCAGGTGCTTTCAAGCTTGATTAACTTAGCCAATGATCGAGGTTTAACTCCTATTTGCTCAACTGAAATTGGCAACATCGGAGCACAAAAGACCATTGAACGAGCAGGCCTAATGCCACAGAACCGCATTGTTCAAATAGCGTTTGAAGCAAAATAA
- a CDS encoding SPFH domain-containing protein produces MFELTIAFLFIVFILYKLMLIVPMREVNVIERLGKFRTVLQPGFHFLVPFVDRVAYRHDTREEVLDVPPQSCISKDNTQLEVDGLVYLKVMDGKLASYGIEDYRRAAVNLAQTTMRSEIGKLTLSQTFSERDSLNESIVREIDKASDPWGIKVLRYEIKNITPSIHVIHTLEKQMEAERRKRAEITLANAEKAAMINMSEGERQEAINLSEGQKQKRINEAIGSGQEITIIAKAKSEGMDMICTALANEGGNDAMNMMLKEQFISQVGNILSESQVSVVPAEMAKLEGFFEGMEQVTHAVAKPSTATKGAR; encoded by the coding sequence ATGTTTGAACTAACCATAGCATTTTTATTCATCGTTTTTATCTTGTATAAACTTATGTTGATTGTACCGATGCGTGAGGTCAATGTGATTGAGCGTTTAGGTAAATTTAGAACCGTATTACAACCGGGATTTCATTTTTTAGTGCCTTTTGTTGACCGAGTTGCTTACCGCCACGATACCCGTGAAGAAGTACTCGATGTCCCACCGCAAAGCTGTATTTCAAAAGATAATACTCAATTAGAAGTTGATGGCTTAGTGTACCTAAAAGTCATGGACGGTAAGTTAGCCAGTTACGGTATTGAAGATTATCGCCGCGCTGCAGTTAACCTTGCACAAACCACCATGCGTTCAGAGATTGGTAAATTAACCCTATCGCAAACGTTCTCAGAACGTGACAGTTTGAATGAATCGATTGTACGTGAGATTGATAAAGCATCCGATCCTTGGGGGATCAAAGTGCTGCGTTATGAGATCAAAAACATCACTCCTTCTATTCATGTGATTCATACGCTTGAAAAGCAAATGGAAGCAGAGCGTCGTAAACGTGCTGAGATCACCCTAGCGAACGCCGAAAAAGCGGCCATGATCAACATGTCAGAAGGTGAACGCCAAGAGGCGATTAACTTGTCAGAAGGTCAAAAACAAAAACGGATCAACGAAGCAATTGGTTCAGGGCAAGAAATTACCATCATTGCTAAAGCCAAATCAGAAGGCATGGATATGATTTGTACTGCACTGGCTAACGAAGGCGGTAATGATGCGATGAACATGATGCTAAAAGAGCAGTTTATTAGCCAAGTGGGTAACATTTTGTCTGAGTCTCAAGTGTCGGTAGTACCTGCTGAAATGGCTAAATTAGAAGGCTTTTTTGAAGGTATGGAGCAAGTGACCCACGCCGTAGCTAAACCATCAACAGCCACAAAAGGAGCACGATAA
- the udp gene encoding uridine phosphorylase codes for MADVFHLGLTKQMLDGATTAIVPGDPERVKRIAELMDNATFLASHREYTSYLAYIDGKAVVVCSTGIGGPSTSIAVEELAQLGVTTFLRVGTTGAIQPQVNVGDVIVTQASVRLDGASLHFAPLEFPAAADFNCTTAMVAACRDYGLEPHVGITASSDTFYPGQERYDTVSGRVTSRFVGSMKEWQAMGVLNYEMESATLFTMCASQGWRAACVAGVIVNRTQQEIPDEAMMKKTEVSAITIVVDAARKLMA; via the coding sequence ATGGCCGACGTATTTCACTTAGGTTTAACCAAGCAAATGCTTGATGGCGCAACAACGGCAATTGTTCCGGGCGATCCAGAGCGTGTTAAGCGAATTGCTGAATTAATGGACAACGCAACGTTTCTAGCCAGTCACCGTGAATATACCAGTTATCTTGCTTATATCGATGGTAAAGCTGTGGTGGTTTGTTCAACTGGTATTGGTGGTCCTTCGACTTCAATTGCGGTTGAAGAGTTAGCACAACTTGGTGTGACCACATTCTTGCGTGTCGGTACCACTGGTGCGATTCAGCCTCAAGTTAATGTTGGTGATGTGATTGTGACTCAGGCATCGGTACGTTTAGATGGCGCGAGCTTACATTTCGCTCCGCTTGAATTCCCAGCAGCTGCAGACTTCAACTGTACAACAGCAATGGTTGCCGCTTGTCGTGATTATGGCTTAGAGCCTCATGTTGGTATTACAGCGTCATCCGATACCTTCTACCCAGGTCAAGAGCGTTACGATACCGTTTCAGGCCGAGTGACTAGTCGTTTTGTTGGCTCAATGAAAGAGTGGCAAGCGATGGGCGTATTAAACTACGAAATGGAATCAGCGACGCTATTTACTATGTGTGCTTCACAAGGTTGGCGCGCAGCCTGCGTTGCTGGTGTGATTGTGAATCGTACTCAACAAGAGATCCCTGACGAAGCGATGATGAAGAAAACCGAAGTCAGTGCAATTACTATCGTAGTTGATGCTGCTCGAAAACTCATGGCGTAA
- a CDS encoding TonB-dependent receptor plug domain-containing protein produces the protein MFKRTLVAFSVSSIMLGMPSLAIADDGPGINKADMETIVVTGSKSESLLKEVPASIEVFTSQDIEAMGAVSVRDVISRATGAQTYAQKGGINLRGIGFNYTVVLVNGRKPGAMENNKDFQSYITDNINIDSVDRIEVLRGQAGVMYGSNAIGGVVNIITKQSYEESSTYTVSHGSNESKVAYTHDFGRVNNLFGSISGSYTDYIPVKEDTLDDNGSWQETASGDLVNFNGTLGYAINQNNEIRFEGSYSNLDTTSTSLTYSDETLVDAGGNEFTNTTSSSRVSETYRKRLGGSIILDGFTQDHSYTAGLTMSQVELSKGGFDQVYDTMVLDLQDVWQINDWNKLIIGGEYLNDQISRENLELTEDSLDRYAFYLQNEMSFFDRSLILIPAVRFDNDSAFGNKFTYQLGGTYEFIENNFIKANLGTGYKAPVLTELYAYETQGEATVWGNPNLTPEESESWDIRYEVYFDRLSASIGYYNTDVTDMFSSQICADFEEGSEDRIYCDNLPEPIQGDNKLRYNVGEASVKGIEAQLTYSLTDNLNIKLSYDGIDAKQIDEDGIESDLTFNSENIYGLDLQYHNPDDDFSINIWGAYNQDYLYSSGSERFDFYNFNASLQKGFGDKYSITFAAYNLYQSERDSQTDTAISPLEWRLSFSAKL, from the coding sequence ATGTTTAAAAGGACACTCGTTGCGTTTTCTGTTAGTTCAATAATGTTAGGTATGCCTTCGTTAGCTATTGCTGATGATGGACCTGGTATTAATAAAGCTGATATGGAAACTATTGTTGTAACAGGATCCAAAAGCGAAAGCTTACTAAAAGAAGTTCCAGCTTCCATCGAAGTATTTACTTCACAGGATATTGAGGCAATGGGTGCAGTTTCTGTAAGAGATGTAATTTCTCGTGCAACAGGTGCACAAACTTACGCTCAAAAAGGAGGGATTAACTTACGTGGAATAGGTTTTAACTATACCGTTGTACTTGTGAATGGGCGTAAGCCTGGTGCGATGGAAAACAATAAAGATTTCCAAAGTTATATCACAGATAACATAAACATCGATTCTGTCGACCGCATTGAGGTCTTACGGGGTCAAGCTGGTGTCATGTATGGATCGAATGCGATCGGCGGTGTGGTTAACATTATAACTAAACAAAGCTATGAGGAGTCATCTACTTATACTGTCTCACACGGTTCTAATGAGTCTAAAGTGGCATATACTCACGATTTTGGTCGTGTAAACAACCTGTTTGGAAGTATTTCAGGCTCCTACACTGACTATATTCCAGTTAAAGAAGATACTTTAGACGACAATGGTAGCTGGCAAGAAACAGCTAGTGGTGACTTAGTAAACTTTAACGGTACGCTTGGTTATGCCATTAACCAAAATAATGAAATTCGCTTTGAAGGTAGCTATTCAAACCTTGATACAACAAGCACCTCATTAACTTATTCAGACGAAACACTCGTGGATGCTGGAGGTAATGAGTTTACCAATACTACTTCCTCTTCTAGAGTTTCTGAGACTTATCGAAAACGTCTTGGAGGTTCAATTATCCTTGATGGCTTTACTCAAGACCACAGCTATACTGCGGGGTTAACGATGAGCCAAGTTGAACTATCAAAGGGCGGTTTCGATCAGGTTTATGACACCATGGTGTTAGACTTGCAAGATGTTTGGCAAATCAATGACTGGAATAAATTAATTATTGGTGGTGAATATCTAAATGATCAAATATCTCGTGAAAACTTAGAATTAACTGAAGATAGCTTAGACCGTTATGCCTTCTACCTACAGAACGAAATGTCATTTTTTGATCGCTCACTAATACTTATTCCAGCGGTGCGCTTTGATAACGACAGTGCTTTCGGTAACAAATTTACTTATCAACTTGGCGGAACATATGAGTTTATTGAAAATAACTTTATTAAAGCCAATCTTGGTACTGGTTATAAAGCCCCTGTTCTAACTGAGCTTTATGCCTACGAAACCCAAGGTGAAGCGACTGTTTGGGGAAATCCAAATCTCACACCCGAAGAGTCAGAAAGTTGGGATATTCGATATGAAGTCTATTTTGATCGATTATCTGCAAGCATTGGTTATTACAACACCGACGTAACAGATATGTTCTCCTCTCAAATCTGTGCAGATTTTGAAGAAGGCAGTGAAGATCGTATTTATTGTGACAACCTACCAGAGCCAATTCAAGGTGATAATAAATTACGTTATAACGTAGGTGAAGCTTCAGTAAAAGGTATTGAAGCACAGCTCACTTATAGCCTAACCGATAACTTAAATATTAAGCTAAGTTATGACGGTATAGATGCAAAACAAATTGACGAAGATGGTATTGAATCCGACCTAACCTTCAATTCAGAAAACATCTATGGCTTAGATCTTCAATATCATAACCCCGATGATGATTTTAGTATCAACATTTGGGGCGCATATAACCAAGACTACTTATACAGTTCAGGTTCTGAACGCTTTGACTTCTATAACTTCAATGCATCGCTACAGAAAGGTTTTGGCGACAAATACTCTATAACATTTGCTGCATACAACTTATATCAGTCAGAACGTGATAGCCAAACTGACACCGCAATCTCCCCATTGGAATGGCGTTTGAGTTTCTCAGCCAAACTTTAA